One Accipiter gentilis chromosome 25, bAccGen1.1, whole genome shotgun sequence genomic region harbors:
- the DAAM1 gene encoding LOW QUALITY PROTEIN: disheveled-associated activator of morphogenesis 1 (The sequence of the model RefSeq protein was modified relative to this genomic sequence to represent the inferred CDS: deleted 1 base in 1 codon) gives MAPRKRSGRGISFIFCCFRSSDHPEITYRLRNDSSFALQTMEPALPMPPVEELDVMFTELVDELDLTDKHREAMFALPAEKKWQIYCSKKKDQEENKGATSWPEFYIDQLNSMAARKSLIALEKEDEEERNKTIESLKTALRTKPMRFVTRFIDLDGLSCILNFLKSMDYETAESRIHTSLIGCIKALMNNSLGRAHVLAHSESINVIAQSLSTENIKTKVAVLEIMGAVCLVPGGHKKVLEAMLHYQKYASERTRFQTLINDLDKSTGRYRDEVSLKTAIMSFINAVLSQGAGVESLDFRLHLRYEFLMLGIQPVIDKLREHENSTLDRHLDFFEMLRNEDELEFAKRFELVHIDTKSATQMFELTRKRLTHTEAYPHFMSILHHCLQMPYKRSGNTVQYWLLLDRIVQQIVIQSDKGQDPDATPLENFNIKNVVRMLVNENEVKQWKEQAEKMRKEHSELQQKLEKKERECDAKAQEKEEMMQTLNKMKEKLEKESSEHKQVKQQVADLTAQLHEMSRRAICAAGPGGPPLPPGAPGGPLPSPAPGSLLPPPPPPPPPGGCPPPPPPPPPPPGGPPPPPGPPPLDGVMPPPGAPLGLALKKKSIPQPTNALKSFNWSKLPENKLAGTVWTDIDDAKVFKILDLEDLERTFSAYQRQQDFFVNGNSRQKEDAIDDTLSSRHKVKELSVIDGRRAQNCNILLSRLKLSNEEIKRAILTMDEQEDLPKDMLEQLLKFVPEKGDIDLLEEHKHELDRMAKADRFLFEMSRINHYQQRLQSLYFKKKFAERVAEVKPKVEAIRAGSKAVLQSSSLQQLLEVVLAFGNYMNKGQRGNAFGFKISSLNKIADTKSSIDKNITLLHYLITIVEKKYPKVLRLHEELRDIPQAAKVNMTELEKEINTLRSGLRAVETELDFQKSQVQQTGDKFVSVVSQFITLASFSFSDVEDLLMEAKELFSKAVKHFGEDTDKMQPDEFFGIFDQFLQAVTEAKQENENMRRRKEEEERRARMEAQLKEQRERERKARKAKESGEEGGEFDDLVSALRSGEVFDKDLSKLKRNRKRIANQLADSSRERPITKLNF, from the exons gaccaggaagaaaataaaggagcCACCAGCTGGCCAGAGTTTTATATTGATCAGCTGAATTCAATGGCTGCT AGGAAATCGCTGATCGCTTTGGAAaaagaagatgaggaggagagaaataaaacaattgaAAGTTTGAAGACTGCACTGCGGACGAAACCAATGAG GTTTGTAACCCGGTTCATCGACCTGGATGGCTTGTCGTGTATTCTGAACTTTCTCAAAAGCATGGACTATGAGACGGCAGAGTCTCGAATACATACCTCGCTCATTGGATGTATAAAAGCACTAATGAACAACTCCCTGGGCCGGGCTCACGTCCTGGCCCATTCGGAGAGTATTAACGTAATCGCTCAGAGTCTGAGCACAGAGAATATTAAGACGAAGGTGGCAGTGCTGGAAATCATGGGCGCTGTGTGCCTGGTTCCCGGGGGCCACAAAAAGGTACTGGAGGCAATGCTGCACTACCAGAAATACGCCAGCGAACGGACTCGTTTTCAG ACGCTGATCAATGACTTGGACAAGAGCACGGGGCGGTATCGGGATGAAGTGAGCCTCAAGACAGCCATCATGTCCTTCATCAACGCAGTCCTGAGCCAAGGGGCAGGCGTG GAAAGCCTGGATTTCAGACTCCATCTGAGATATGAATTTCTTATGCTTGGGATCCAGCCAGTCATTGATAAACTAAGAGAGCATGAAAATTCAACCCTCGACCG GCACTTAGATTTTTTTGAAATGCTTAGAAATGAAGACGAACTGGAATTTGCCAAAAGATTTGAGCTG GTCCACATCGACACCAAAAGCGCGACTCAGATGTTTGAGCTGACGAGGAAGAGGCTGACACACACCGAGGCATACCCGCACTTTATGTCTATTCTCCACCACTGTCTCCAAATGCCTT ATAAAAGAAGCGGCAACACTGTCCAGTACTGGCTGCTGCTTGACAGGATCGTGCAGCAGATCGTCATCCAGAGTGACAAAGGGCAGGACCCCGACGCCACTCCCCTGGAAAACTTCAATATCAAAAATGTTGTCCGAAT GTTAGTCAATGAAAATGAAGTGAAGCAGTGGaaagagcaagcagaaaaaatGCGAAAAG AGCACAGCGAGCttcagcagaagctggagaagaaggagCGGGAGTGCGATGCCAAAgcccaggagaaggaagaaatgatGCAGACGCTGAACAAGATgaaggagaagctggaaaaggaGTCCAGCGAGCACAAGCAGGTCAAGCAGCAGGTGGCAGATCTCACGGCGCAGCTCCACGAGATGAGCAGG aGGGCGATCTGTGCTGccggccccggaggacctccctTGCCACCAGGAGCTCCTGGTGGCCCTTTACCTTCTCCAGCTCCCGGatcccttcttccccctccaccaccaccgccgccccCAGGGGGATgtcccccaccacctcccccaccacccccacctccaggtggtccccca cccccccccggccccccaccccTGGATGGGGTGATGCCTCCCCCCGGAGCACCTCTGGGCTTGGCCCTCAAGAAGAAGAGCATCCCACAGCCGACAAACGCCCTCAAGTCCTTCAACTGGTCCAAGCTGCCAGAG AACAAGCTGGCAGGCACCGTGTGGACCGACATAGATGACGCAAAAGTGTTCAAAATCCTGGATCTCGAAGACCTGGAAAGGACATTCTCCGCCTACCAAAGACAGCAG GACTTCTTTGTGAACGGTAACTCCAGACAG AAGGAAGATGCTATCGATGACACTTTGAGTTCCCGGCATAAAGTCAAGGAACTTTCGGTCATAGATGGCCGGAGAGCTCAGAATTGCAATATCCTTCTCTCCAG GCTGAAACTCTCGAACGAGGAGATCAAACGAGCGATTTTGACGATGGACGAGCAGGAGGACCTCCCAAAagacatgctggagcag CTCCTGAAGTTTGTTCCTGAAAAGGGTGACATTGACCTGCTGGAAGAGCATAAGCACGAGCTGGACCGCATGGCCAAGGCTGACCGGTTCCTCTTCGAAATGAGCAG gataaaCCATTATCAGCAAAGGCTGCAGTCCCTCTACTTCAAGAAGAAGTTTGCAGAGAGAGTTGCAGAAGTCAAACCCAAGGTGGAAG CCATCCGTGCTGGCTCCAAGgcagtgctgcagagcagcagcctccAGCAGCTCTTAGAGGTGGTCCTGGCCTTCGGGAACTACATGAACAAGGGCCAGAGGGGCAACGCCTTCGGGTTTAAGATCTCCAGCCTCAACAAGATCGCGGACACCAAGTCCAGCATTGACAA GAACATCACCCTTCTGCACTATCTCATCACTATTGTGGAAAAGAAATATCCCAAAGTCCTCCGCCTGCACGAGGAGCTGCGAGACATCCCACAGGCAGCCAAAGTCAA CATGACCGAGCTggagaaagaaataaacactCTGAGGAGCGGCCTGAGAGCAGTGGAGACT GAGCTGGACTTCCAGAAGTCTCAGGTTCAGCAAACAGGCGACAAGTTTGTGTCTGTCGTCAGCCAGTTCATCACATTAGCCAGCTTCAGCTTTTCGGATGTTGAAGATCTTCTGATGGAAGCGAAAGAGCTG TTTTCCAAGGCTGTGAAGCACTTTGGAGAAGACACGGACAAAATGCAGCCTGACGAGTTCTTCGGCATCTTTGACCAGTTCCTTCAAGCCGTGACCGAGGCCAAGCAGGAGAACGAgaacatgaggaggaggaaggaggaggaggagcgccgGGCACGCATGGAGGCGCAG CTGAAGGAGCAGCGGGAGCGGGAGCGCAAGGCGAGGAAGGCGAAGGAGAGCGGGGAGGAAGGCGGCGAGTTCGACGACCTCGTCTCGGCCCTGCGCTCAGGTGAAGTCTTCGACAAGGACCTCTCCAAACTGAAGCGCAACCGCAAGCGCATCGCCAACCAGCTGGCCGACAGCAGCCGCGAGCGGCCCATCACCAAGCtcaacttctga